A single genomic interval of Metasolibacillus fluoroglycofenilyticus harbors:
- a CDS encoding transcriptional regulator, whose translation MSMYREGYEHYLEKCEQFGIEPVNFHFYLIQLSQEQLVSFTEQARTLRAGI comes from the coding sequence TCGTGAAGGCTATGAGCATTATTTAGAAAAATGTGAGCAGTTTGGGATTGAGCCTGTTAATTTTCATTTTTACTTAATACAGCTATCTCAAGAGCAGCTAGTATCATTCACAGAACAGGCACGCACATTGCGAGCGGGTATTTAA
- a CDS encoding tyrosine recombinase XerC, whose amino-acid sequence MEVLYTKGEVNVVLPKILKDFLVYLTTITGKSQRTRKEYEYDLVLFFRFLKAIEQDITIKNLQKIDISDVTIETIREITLEDLYLFMEYCEVQRGNSSAARARKVATLKSFFKYLKGKRRLIEENPAEELETPKIGKKTPVYLSLQEAQQLIAATTTQPYSKRDYCIVMFFLNLGIRVTELCSLNLQSIQGQHITVMGKGNKERTVFMNERCYDALQQYLPTRHTYKGDGAEPLFVSQKGTRFARQSIAKIIKQLNTATLNKEKLSPHKLRHTSATLMYRAGADIRSLQHILGHSSVATTQIYTHIEDEQIQEVMKNHPLND is encoded by the coding sequence ATGGAAGTGCTGTATACTAAGGGAGAGGTGAATGTTGTGCTTCCGAAAATTTTAAAGGATTTTTTAGTGTATTTAACGACAATTACAGGAAAATCACAGAGAACACGCAAAGAATATGAATATGATTTAGTATTATTTTTCAGATTTTTAAAGGCAATTGAGCAGGATATTACGATAAAGAATTTACAAAAGATAGATATTTCTGATGTTACAATTGAAACGATTAGGGAAATTACGCTGGAGGATTTATATTTGTTTATGGAGTATTGCGAGGTACAGCGAGGAAATTCATCGGCTGCACGCGCACGCAAAGTAGCGACATTAAAATCATTTTTCAAATATTTAAAAGGCAAGCGCCGCTTAATTGAGGAAAATCCAGCAGAAGAACTAGAAACACCAAAAATCGGCAAAAAAACACCAGTATATTTAAGTTTACAAGAGGCTCAGCAACTTATTGCTGCAACGACAACACAGCCTTATAGCAAACGTGATTATTGCATTGTGATGTTTTTCTTAAACCTCGGCATCCGTGTAACCGAGCTATGCTCACTAAATTTACAATCGATTCAGGGGCAGCATATTACAGTTATGGGGAAGGGGAATAAGGAAAGAACAGTCTTTATGAATGAGCGTTGCTATGATGCGTTGCAGCAATATTTACCGACGCGCCATACATATAAAGGAGATGGAGCAGAGCCGCTTTTTGTTTCACAGAAGGGGACGCGCTTTGCAAGACAGTCCATCGCCAAAATTATAAAGCAATTGAATACAGCAACATTGAATAAGGAAAAGCTATCGCCACACAAGCTGCGCCATACATCCGCAACATTAATGTACCGAGCGGGGGCAGATATTCGTAGCCTACAGCATATATTAGGGCATTCAAGTGTTGCAACAACACAAATTTATACGCATATTGAGGATGAACAAATTCAAGAGGTTATGAAAAATCACCCATTAAATGATTGA
- a CDS encoding MFS transporter encodes MTRVKIYLIISLFIANIGEWIYFIALNLIVLAITNSPASVTILYLFVPIATLLTNSWAGSFVDRVNIKRLIIYLYLSRVVLMLILVITTHLFTIYLLTFFISIFTAIYTNAVFVYSTKVIVQNEQQRFNGWRSMTQSAGFILGPMIAGLLFFIGTAKLAIIINIIALMIAMLFFSKCPNNITSNIIIGERITFKLIKSDWIDVRSYARKHLYVCSIFIMNGFFIVCLTAIDSLEAAFATATLQLTEGSYGLLVSVAGAGFIIGSICNIKWLVKPITAMFYGLLFCSIGYLLYGLANNWWLAAVGFFILSFAISFVNVGFTTYIQKALPLAILGRFIAIFSLIEAMTTIAVLLLFTIGTQIFALRALVLFGTCLLWMLTLLYGAYYIKYRKGNGSAVY; translated from the coding sequence ATGACACGGGTAAAAATTTATTTAATCATCAGTTTATTCATCGCTAATATTGGTGAGTGGATTTACTTTATTGCATTAAACTTAATTGTCCTGGCAATTACAAATTCGCCAGCAAGCGTTACTATTCTTTATTTGTTTGTACCAATCGCCACGCTATTAACAAATAGTTGGGCAGGCTCTTTTGTTGACCGAGTGAATATAAAAAGGCTGATTATTTATTTATATCTTTCAAGAGTCGTATTGATGCTTATTTTAGTAATTACTACTCATCTGTTCACCATTTATTTACTAACCTTTTTCATTTCAATATTTACAGCCATTTATACAAATGCTGTATTTGTTTATTCAACAAAAGTGATTGTCCAAAATGAGCAACAACGCTTTAATGGATGGAGAAGCATGACACAGTCAGCAGGATTTATATTAGGTCCTATGATAGCTGGACTACTTTTCTTTATTGGTACAGCCAAACTAGCTATTATTATAAATATAATAGCTTTAATGATTGCGATGTTATTCTTTAGCAAATGTCCAAATAATATTACGAGCAACATAATAATTGGCGAACGCATTACTTTTAAGTTGATTAAATCAGATTGGATTGACGTACGTTCATATGCAAGGAAGCATCTTTATGTTTGCTCGATTTTTATTATGAATGGCTTTTTTATCGTATGTTTAACAGCAATTGATTCGCTAGAAGCCGCCTTTGCAACAGCGACATTACAACTAACAGAAGGCTCCTATGGATTGCTTGTCAGCGTAGCTGGTGCAGGATTTATTATTGGCTCAATTTGTAATATAAAATGGCTAGTAAAACCAATAACAGCAATGTTTTATGGTCTGTTATTTTGCAGTATTGGCTATTTACTCTATGGATTAGCTAATAATTGGTGGCTAGCAGCAGTCGGATTTTTTATATTGTCCTTTGCTATTAGCTTTGTGAATGTTGGTTTTACGACATATATTCAAAAAGCATTGCCATTGGCGATTTTAGGGAGATTTATTGCTATTTTTAGCTTGATTGAGGCAATGACTACAATTGCTGTATTACTACTATTTACTATAGGTACACAAATTTTCGCATTACGCGCACTCGTGCTGTTTGGTACTTGTTTATTATGGATGCTGACATTGTTATATGGCGCTTATTATATCAAGTATCGAAAGGGCAATGGAAGTGCTGTATACTAA
- a CDS encoding DinB family protein, producing MVKTEIIKHHLDFMEFACFLLTLDKRLLRKPISEGKWSSVEIIGHLAAWDEFVLRDRIPYFFRRNAFPAGPDVVIFNEQAALTAREIEVIFVIDAFLNGRIQLVEWLREIPRELWFAEIKINQSTLTLSSYFKGLMEHDLHHMGQIKRIIKC from the coding sequence TTGGTTAAAACAGAAATTATTAAGCATCATCTTGATTTTATGGAATTTGCCTGTTTTTTGCTTACGTTAGATAAGCGGCTATTGCGAAAACCTATTTCTGAAGGGAAGTGGTCTTCCGTAGAAATTATAGGTCACCTTGCTGCGTGGGATGAATTTGTGCTACGTGATAGAATCCCATATTTCTTTAGGAGAAATGCTTTTCCTGCTGGGCCTGATGTTGTTATTTTTAATGAACAAGCTGCTTTAACAGCTAGGGAAATAGAAGTGATTTTTGTTATTGATGCATTTTTAAATGGTCGTATTCAATTAGTGGAATGGCTAAGGGAAATACCGCGGGAGCTCTGGTTTGCTGAAATCAAAATTAATCAATCTACGCTCACTTTATCTAGCTATTTTAAGGGGCTAATGGAGCATGATTTGCATCATATGGGACAAATAAAGAGAATCATTAAATGTTGA